CTCTCTGTGGAGAGTATGTGAGGAGTTTGTGAGTTTAAAGTTTGTGCAAATATCATTATTGGTCATTttacttcaaaaataaataaagaaggaaTCACGTAATTAGGAAATACCATGTTCAAATGGCTGCTACAGTGCTAGGTATAGTGCCAGTTTAGGGATGCAATGACATAGGACATATCACTGAATGCGGTTGGTACTGTAACAATACCCCGTCTACAAAGAATTTAGCTCTTGTAAAGTAACCAAATGTGTAATGTGAAAAAGTAAAAGTGTATCTGCTGTTGATTTGAAGTAAGCTGCCTCGTAATCTTAATTCTTAACTAATTTTAGATCAACGGTGAATACaactttactttttaatttatacatatctTCACTTTAGAACAGTCAAATCTGTCTAGAAACCCATCCACGATCCATATCAATGctgtttgaaaaaacttttgttttttaatcagAGTGTAGGATTATCTTGTCACTTTTTGAGCCAATTTAAGTAAGTTTATCCGTCAAGCactggagaagaaaataaaatgaatcaaagTCTCGTACGAGTTAGTTTATGCACTTGAACTTTTAACTTTCATATAATTTTCTCAGAAACTCCTATTATattaaaggtatttttttaagttaagaaTGAAATACATGTCTCAATTGAAAAGTTCTCCATAGTTAGCTAATCCACATTATGCCTTTGGTCAAGTTCTAGTGCAAGTTCAGTTTGTAGGCTAATTTGAGTAAGATGAATAAGCTTGTATTGATTGCGAATTTACGAATGTGGGcagcttttatatatatatatatagagagagagagagagagctatgTTATTATTACAGTAAGATTGGGGCATTATTTTTCCTTCCATTGATTCACATGCAGgctatattgttattattattttttttttgagaaagttATGTTATTACTGGGTAAAGATTGGGGAGTTATTTTTCCTTCCATTGTTTCACATGCAGGCTATGTAATATGGATATCATTTCGCACGTGCAGCAAGTCATTTGCTTTGCTTTCCATGATAGTAGGTTGCTCATGGAAACTTGTCAAGAAGCAAAAAATTTGCGGAAGATTGTGACTCTTTTCTACCTCGACTGACAATTTTTATCCATGTCTATGCATTATGTCTCCGCATAAGAGTGGGCTGGGGGAGAGTAGTGCTTCTTTTTGGtttgtaattaataatattcagTGATATTGCTTTAAATTGCTTCGTTTAGTTCACCTAGAAAGGTcacattccttttttttttacgaatTTAAATCACATTCCTAGAGAATGgtggttgatatttttttaaaggaataaGATGTTTCCAAGTATGTGCATGTGTAAGTCTATCAAGGGGGAGAAATCCTGACTGCCTGAGTAATATTTAATGGTAAAGCTAATAAAAGTAATCTACCATTAATAATAtaccaaaaatattatattaattttggtAAACTTTAACACATGATACCATTCTAAAGTTAACATATAAGAAAAAGTTACTTTTTCATGTTCGTacaatttatgtttaaatatatttttaatttttgtaatttaggattttttttgtcattgtcattttttttttatttttgtaaattatgtttgctttattttttattgttcaaagtgttatttaaattattttaagcataaaaataaaataaaaacatgatttttaaggattaattttttttataaggacgGAAAATAGGAAATgtataaactattttatatttaaaatgaacctttcaaatCAATGTAAGGCTGTTTTTAACGACtgatattttcttattaaattaaaaaaaatctatatatatatatatatatatatatatatatatatatatatatatatatataaataaagagagATTATATTTATAGAAGTTTGTTTTACGTaggacctaattaaaaaaataaatgcggacttaattgaaaataaaagttgtgacctaattaaaaaatggtAAATAATTCAGGgagttacaaattaatttatcctatattttatttttaaaagtaaaattataaattattaatcattttaatttataaaacgtATATGTTTTTTTCCTGGTCGATTTGATCCCTTTGTAGTCGATAAATGCGATGTGATCAATCCCGAGGCGGCATACGCACAGAATCTTTGAGAGAGGATGGCGCAGGCAAGCAAGGAGCCGTGCAAGAAAGAGGCTTGTGACATTCAAGCTTGCCTCTCCAAGAACAACTTTCTTCCACAAAAGTATGTATATATGCGCCTTTAACCGATACTCCTTCTGCATATCTCAATTTCAATTTCCGCTTCTTATTCTACCAAGATGCAACTGAGTAACCAAACTGGTGTCACTGCAGTAGATGGTTTAGGGTTGAGATTAAACTTACTTAGAATGTTGTCAGGGAATTTCAACATTGAAGACGACTGCTTAGGTCTAGCATATGTCAATTTTACCCACTTGATGCTTGTTAAAGTTAATAGGCTACATTGCTGAAATGTCTGAGTTAAGTTCAGCAGCTTCATAtacatttataaaattgatacCAGACAGAGACATAAAATTTTACAAAGAGCAAACCTATAGTCTACTCTGTCAGAGTAGATACAACAAAATCAACTTTCATAGTTGTCACTAATACATCGGAAAATCTAATATAATCTAACACTCCTCCTCAAGCTGGATCATATAGATTGTATGCTCTGAGCTTGGAACATATAAACTGTGACTTGAAACAATGAGAGAAAGAGCCTACGAGTCCACTAGAGAAGGCACGATGACATTCTAAATACCACCAACTTTGACTAGTGATTGATTGGGAGACCCAACCAacacactccccctcaagctaaAGCTTACTATGTTGTTAGCTTGTTGCAGTACAATGTCTTGACCAAAAAGACAGTTCTTGACCAGATCGAACCCTAGGGACTGCAACTAAGTCAATGATTGGGACAATGGACAATACAAGTGCAACTGGGACAAAGATAGGCGAGGCCAGTGCATCTGGGACAAGGACAGATGAGGCCAGTTCTCCTATAGCCTCCCGCACGCTGAAAGGTGATCACAACACTTCTAGCGTGGGATGAACAATGCAAGtatcaaatgaaaatgaaatacaaCGAAACATGCCAGAAATACAACGACAAAAGATTGACAAACAATGACTAAAAACATCCAAAGCCAATTGACACATCCTTAAGCATTAAAGCAGAAGCCACAACCTAAGGCTTAACCACTTAAGAGAAGCCAGCATGCTTAACCACCTACGAGGCAAAAGCAATAAAGCTTAACCATCAAGAGCAGAAGCTAGACATGATGCTTAACCACTCAAGACAGAAGTAAAGCATGAGAAAAAATGAGACCCAAGAGAGTGAGAAAACAGGAATCCCGGTGAACAGTAGACAATTTTGGAGACCAAGACCATAAGAGACAGGGGAAAATGCAAACAAGCAAAGATCCAACTGAAATTGGGGATAATGTTGATGTTGTGTTCCCTTGAGCAAGTGCTGGAGATGGAGAAGCTTGTGGAGAGAGGCCTCCAGCAGGAGCAACTGCATGCATTTTATACAATCCATAGTTAGTGGCAGAAGGAGTAGAGACTTTGCAAGCAGCAAGGAGTAGAGAGGCCTTGCTGACATTCAAAACCATGCCccgatttttcttttattcttttggtATTTGTCTCAACTTGCTAGTGGTTGAACATTTATTCTTTCATCATTTGGAGAAAAATAGAATTCTGAATGATTGATTtcagatttaattatatgatacaTTTGTGTGTTAGAGACATACCACTATGTCTAATGCTTATGTAGTACAACTAGTATAAACAGAAATTAATAGGACTAATAACATAACAAGGTTCCTAACTAATGATGCAGAAGTCTTGGGTACGGTTTTGTATCTTCTAAATGGCTGGGTTTAACTTGTAAACAATTACAAAATGGATTTGTAAAGCTTCAGAGGTGGTGTTTGTGTTATGTTTTCGATTTTCACTTTCAATTCATATGTTTCCGTTTGTAATTATGAAAACTTCACTTAATTTATGCttagttttgatttttatttttggctgtGTTGTTTATTTGGGGACTGGGGTCCATTAATATGCTTTTGGCAGTGCTTTTTCATTTCTAACACGTTCTTGTGTTCTGCAATCTTTTTGCATGTAATTTCTTAAATACTTAGTAGTTGGAATGGGCACTGTGTTTTCTTTTCAGTTCTAACACGTTCTTTTGTTCTGCAATATTATTGCACATGATTTCTTAAATACCGAGTAGTTGGTAGATATTGTTTCTTTTAACAGCATACATACTGCCAGGTGCCTTAAAGTTATTGAACTGCTTGACTCCTGTTGTGCAAAATGCGATTATAACTCAACTCACTGTGCTTCCCTCTCCGGACTTTTGAAACCGAAGCCAAAGCCTAAGAGATGAGTTAT
This region of Glycine soja cultivar W05 chromosome 17, ASM419377v2, whole genome shotgun sequence genomic DNA includes:
- the LOC114392298 gene encoding cx9C motif-containing protein 4 — encoded protein: MAQASKEPCKKEACDIQACLSKNNFLPQKCLKVIELLDSCCAKCDYNSTHCASLSGLLKPKPKPKR